A stretch of Channa argus isolate prfri chromosome 16, Channa argus male v1.0, whole genome shotgun sequence DNA encodes these proteins:
- the tmem39b gene encoding transmembrane protein 39B — MAGGRRGANRTTYCRPPLSSEPGSVSNGSHSTSSPVTGVRSRTRNGSGTCMSSPPLAAQTVVPLKHCKIPELSGDRNVLFELHLFFCHLIALFVHYVNIYKTVWWYPPSHPPSHTSLNFHLIDYNMLVFTIIILARRLIAAIVKEASQSGKLSFPHSIFLVMARFAVLTLTGWSLCRSLIYLFRTYSVLSLLFLCYPFGMYIPFFRLSCDFRRVGPLSPIASIGSKEVGSVSRGKDYLTVLKETWKQHTSQLYGVQTMPNHACCLSPDLIRKEVEYLKMDFNWRMKEVLVSSMLSAYYVAFVPVWFVKSTQYVDKRWSCELFILVSVSTSVILMRHLLPPRYCDLLHKAAAHLGCWQKVDPSLCSNVLQHIWTEEYMWPQGVLVKHNKNVYKAMGHYNVAVPSDVSHYRFYFFFNKPLRILNILIILEGAIIFYQLYSLICSEKWHQMISLALILFSNYYAFYKLLRDRIVLGKAYSYPNSPSDQKVS; from the exons ATGGCTGGTGGAAGAAGAGGGGCGAACCGTACCACGTACTGCAGACCTCCGCTGAGCAGCGAACCAGGTTCGGTCAGCAATGGGAGCCACTCCACCAGCTCCCCAGTCACAGGGGTGCGATCTCGTACGAG GAATGGTTCAGGCACTTGCATGTCCAGCCCCCCACTCGCTGCTCAGACTGTCGTTCCTCTAAAGCACTGCAAAATCCCAGAGTTGTCTGGGGACCGTAATGTGCTCTTTGAGCTCCATCTTTTCTTCTGCCACCTCATTGCCCTCTTTGTCCACTATGTCAACATCTATAAGACTGTGTGGTGGTACCCCCCATCACATCCTCCCTCGCACACATCCCTG AACTTCCACCTTATTGATTACAACATGCTAGTGTTCACAATCATCATACTGGCAAGGAGGTTAATTGCAGCAATTGTAAAAGAG GCATCACAGAGTGGGAAACTCTCCTTCCCCCATTCAATCTTTTTAGTGATGGCTCGCTTTGCTGTGCTAACACTGACAGGTTGGAGCCTGTGCCGTTCCCTCATTTACCTCTTTAGAACTTATTCTGTCCTAAGCCTGCTCTTCCTCTGCTACCC TTTTGGGATGTATATTCCATTTTTCCGGCTGAGCTGTGACTTCCGGCGAGTCGGTCCGCTCTCCCCCATTGCCAGCATCGGCTCCAAGGAGGTGGGCAGTGTGAGCCGGGGCAAGGACTACCTGACTGTGCTAAAGGAAACGTGGAAGCAGCACACCAGTCAGCTGTACGGTGTTCAGACCATGCCAAATCATGCCTGCTGCCTCTCCCCAGACCTTATCCGCAAGGAAGTGGAGTACCTGAAAATGGACTTCAACTGGAGGATGAAGGAAGTGCTGGTCAGCTCGATGCTCAGTGCTTACTATGTGGCGTTTGTACCAGTCTGGTTTGTCAAG AGTACACAGTACGTAGACAAACGATGGTCTTGTGAGCTCTTCATCTTGGTGTCAGTCAGTACATCAGTCATCCTTATGAGGCACTTGTTGCCACCTCGATACTGTGACCTGCTTCATAAAGCTGCAGCTCACCTGGGCTGCTGGCAGAAAGTGGACCCCTCACTCTGCTCCAATGTCCTTCAGCACAT ATGGACAGAAGAGTATATGTGGCCACAGGGAGTCCTGGTTAAACATAATAAGAATGTCTACAAGGCGATGGGTCACTACAATGTTGCAGTACCATCAGATGTGTCTCATTATCGCTTCTAT TTCTTCTTCAACAAGCCTTTACGAATATTGAACATACTCATCATCCTTGAAGGTGCCATTATATTCTACCAGCTCTATTCACTGATATGCTCAGAAAAGTGGCATCAGATGATTTCGCTGGCTCTGATTCTCTTCAGCAATTACTATGCGTTCTACAAGCTTCTCAGAGACAGAATAGTACTAGGAAAGGCATACTCGTACCCCAACAGCCCTTCAGACCAGAAAGTCAGTTAG
- the ccdc28b gene encoding coiled-coil domain-containing protein 28B has product MEDKRKKRSPKVSLPQPPPPPINPRKLSVLPASKSATFSLGLPQPPSPKNRGKYKRSIGTPGQAKEVFAAVVAPPKTTRPHKEKPRAPQPAVPSKVVQSSPLQHSFLTDVSDVREMEGGLLNLLNDFHSGKLQAFGKVCSFEQLEHVREMQEKLACLHFSLDSHVEELSEDQRKCASDHNLEHLLCNLEELSTSIQRLHLAENQDLPKTSGP; this is encoded by the exons atggaAGACAAGCGCAAGAAGCGCAGTCCAAAGGTGTCTCTTCCCCAGCCCCCTCCTCCACCCATCAACCCCCGCAAACTCTCCGTCCTGCCTGCCAGCAAAAGTGCAACCTTCTCTCTCGGCCTGCCGCAGCCTCCCTCCCCAAAGAACAGAGGCAAGTACAAGAGGTCCATAGGAACACCCGGACAGGCCAAAGAggtttttgctgctgttgtagCTCCGCCAAAGACCACCAG GCCACACAAGGAGAAGCCCAGGGCCCCACAGCCAGCAGTGCCCAGTAAAGTTGTCCAGTCCTCGCCTCTGCAACACTCCTTTCTCACAGATGTCTCTGAtgtgagagagatggaggggggACTTCTTAACCTTCTTAATGACTTTCACTCAGGCAAACTTCAGGCTTTTG GTAAAGTGTGCTCCTTTGAGCAGCTGGAACATGTGCGTGAGATGCAGGAGAAGCTGGCTTGTCTGCACTTCAGCCTCGACAGCCACGTTGAAGAACTTTCAGAGGATCAGAGGAAGTGTGCCTCAGACCACAACCTAGAACACCTGCTGTGTAAT CTAGAGGAGCTCAGCACCTCAAT ACAAAGGCTCCACTTGGCTGAGAACCAAGACCTTCCCAAGACATCTGGTCCCTGA